Proteins encoded together in one Oncorhynchus masou masou isolate Uvic2021 chromosome 3, UVic_Omas_1.1, whole genome shotgun sequence window:
- the LOC135508346 gene encoding bcl-2-related ovarian killer protein homolog A-like has product MEVIRRSSVFAAGVMEAFDHSPPDKELVSQSKALCRDYIHSRLNIYGLGSSKTQVDSTLCEVSAVLLCLGDELECMRPSVYRNVARQLNISVAMETTVSDAFVAVATEIFSAGITWGKVVSMYAVAGALAVDCVRQNQPATVQTIVDSLGQFVRKNLAPWLKKRGGWTDIKKCVVKLDAVPQTHWLSPVAESCKHFLSTLYVYIMKEP; this is encoded by the exons CTGTGTTTGCAGCCGGGGTGATGGAAGCCTTTGACCATTCCCCGCCCGACAAAGAACTGGTGTCCCAGTCCAAGGCACTGTGTAGGGACTACATACACTCGAGGCTCAACATCTATGGGCTGGGCTCGTCCAAAACTCAGGTGGACTCAACGCTTTGTGAGGTGTCTGCCGTGCTTCTCTGTCTCG GTGATGAGCTGGAGTGCATGCGGCCGAGTGTCTACCGGAACGTGGCGAGACAGCTCAACATCTCAGTGGCCATGGAGACCACGGTATCCGATGCCTTTGTTGCCGTGGCAACAGAGATCTTTTCTGCAG GCATCACATGGGGTAAGGTAGTATCTATGTATGCCGTGGCCGGCGCTCTGGCGGTGGACTGTGTACGTCAGAACCAGCCTGCTACGGTCCAAACCATAGTGGACAGTCTGGGTCAGTTTGTCCGTAAGAACCTGGCCCCTTGGCTGAAGAAACGTGGAGGATGG ACCGACATTAAGAAATGTGTGGTGAAGTTAGATGCCGTTCCTCAGACCCATTGGCTGTCTCCCGTTGCCGAATCCTGCAAGCACTTTCTGTCAACACTGTACGTCTACATTATGAAGGAGCCGTGA